A genomic window from Streptomyces mirabilis includes:
- a CDS encoding MarR family winged helix-turn-helix transcriptional regulator — translation MDDSRDDTEGVDGVSGSAARAARDLRVAFNRLRRRIREVAETQGEAQDLTPSQVSALTLVSKSGAATASGLAASEGVRPQSMAATLAALDQYGLIERNPDPGDGRRQLVTLTDAGRERIEGTRQARAEWLARAFEDRCTEAERQTVIEAMAVLDRLTRP, via the coding sequence ATGGACGACAGCAGGGATGACACCGAAGGTGTCGACGGCGTCTCCGGGTCCGCCGCCCGTGCCGCGCGGGATCTTCGGGTCGCGTTCAACCGGCTGCGCCGGCGGATCCGGGAGGTCGCCGAGACGCAGGGTGAGGCGCAGGACCTCACCCCCTCCCAGGTGTCCGCGCTCACGTTGGTGAGCAAGAGCGGCGCCGCGACGGCCAGTGGACTTGCGGCCTCCGAGGGGGTGCGCCCGCAGTCGATGGCCGCCACGCTCGCCGCGCTCGACCAGTACGGGCTGATCGAGCGCAACCCCGACCCCGGGGACGGCCGACGGCAGCTGGTCACGCTCACCGACGCGGGGCGCGAGCGCATCGAGGGCACCCGTCAGGCCCGTGCGGAGTGGCTGGCCCGGGCCTTCGAGGACCGCTGCACGGAGGCCGAGCGGCAGACCGTCATCGAGGCCATGGCCGTACTGGACCGGCTCACCCGGCCGTGA
- a CDS encoding alpha/beta hydrolase, with product MSLALRQVEANGVELNVALVGEGPAVLLLHGFPHTWQLWTHVLDGLAGRYRVIAPDLRGCGASARTAGGYDAGTLAADAEALLDALGETSAAVVGIDAGTPPAFLLAMRRPDLVRRLVVMESLVGRLPGAGEFLAHGAPWWFGFHAESGGSEPGPSESGHAKPGLAESVLTGHEDRYVDWFLESGTLGQGVDPAVRDAFVHAYTGTEALRCAFSYYRALPESSRQIQEAVRTARLTVPTMAIGAHPVGSALERQLRPVADHLIGHVIENCGHIIPLHRPDRLLGLLEPFLAPAGSTDQLQHHGRRQ from the coding sequence ATGTCCCTCGCACTCCGGCAGGTCGAAGCCAACGGCGTCGAACTCAACGTGGCCCTGGTCGGCGAGGGCCCGGCCGTTCTGCTGCTCCACGGTTTCCCCCACACCTGGCAGCTGTGGACCCACGTCCTGGACGGGCTCGCCGGGCGGTACCGAGTCATCGCACCGGACCTGCGCGGATGCGGCGCGAGCGCGCGCACGGCGGGCGGCTACGACGCCGGTACGCTCGCGGCCGACGCCGAAGCCCTCCTCGACGCCCTCGGAGAGACCTCGGCCGCCGTGGTCGGCATCGACGCGGGCACCCCGCCGGCGTTCCTGCTCGCGATGCGCCGCCCCGACCTCGTCCGGCGACTCGTCGTCATGGAGTCGCTGGTGGGCAGGCTGCCGGGTGCCGGGGAGTTCCTCGCCCACGGCGCGCCCTGGTGGTTCGGCTTCCACGCGGAATCCGGCGGCTCGGAACCGGGCCCCTCTGAATCCGGCCACGCGAAACCCGGCCTCGCGGAATCCGTCCTGACCGGGCACGAGGACCGGTACGTCGACTGGTTCCTCGAATCGGGCACCCTCGGGCAGGGCGTGGATCCCGCCGTCCGTGACGCATTCGTCCACGCGTACACCGGGACCGAGGCCCTGCGCTGCGCCTTCTCGTACTACCGGGCCCTGCCCGAAAGCTCCCGGCAGATACAGGAAGCGGTCCGTACGGCCCGGCTGACCGTGCCCACCATGGCCATCGGCGCCCACCCCGTGGGCAGCGCGCTCGAACGACAACTGCGGCCGGTGGCCGACCACTTGATCGGCCATGTCATCGAGAACTGCGGGCACATCATCCCGCTGCACCGCCCGGACCGGCTCCTCGGTCTGCTGGAGCCGTTCCTTGCCCCGGCGGGGTCAACGGATCAGCTTCAGCATCATGGCCGGCGGCAGTGA
- a CDS encoding helix-turn-helix domain-containing protein, protein MTPSPPQPRDGNRGDLFDPQCPTRRLLDRIGTKWMSMTVKVLAEASPEEVRFAELRRRMPGVSQKMLSVTLQGMTRDGLVDRRVEPSVPPRVHYRLTPLGLSLEGPLAMVRAWAEEHMAEVDRANARGRELADDD, encoded by the coding sequence ATGACCCCTTCTCCGCCCCAGCCCCGCGACGGGAACCGCGGGGATCTCTTCGATCCGCAGTGCCCGACCCGTCGCCTGCTCGACCGGATCGGTACGAAGTGGATGTCGATGACCGTCAAAGTGCTGGCGGAGGCGTCCCCGGAGGAGGTGCGCTTCGCGGAACTGCGGCGCAGGATGCCCGGGGTCTCGCAGAAGATGCTGTCGGTCACCCTCCAGGGCATGACCCGCGACGGCCTGGTCGACCGCAGGGTGGAGCCGTCGGTGCCGCCGCGCGTGCACTACCGGCTCACTCCGCTCGGCCTGTCGCTGGAGGGTCCACTGGCCATGGTCAGGGCCTGGGCCGAGGAGCACATGGCCGAGGTGGACCGAGCCAACGCGCGCGGCCGCGAACTCGCCGACGACGACTGA
- a CDS encoding SpoIIE family protein phosphatase: MSRAWRSPPAGCARKDGSHSIRELPGGPVLGVVPDTEYGEGTFILDEDSTLVMVTDGVVEGPGLTLDAGLERAGTLAGPP; encoded by the coding sequence ATCTCGCGGGCCTGGAGGTCGCCGCCCGCTGGCTGTGCGCGCAAGGACGGCAGCCACAGCATCCGCGAGCTGCCGGGCGGCCCGGTCCTGGGAGTCGTGCCCGACACCGAGTACGGCGAGGGGACCTTCATCCTCGACGAGGACAGCACGCTCGTCATGGTCACGGACGGTGTGGTCGAAGGACCGGGCCTCACGTTGGACGCCGGACTGGAGCGAGCCGGAACACTGGCCGGCCCTCCATGA